In one window of Prosthecobacter fusiformis DNA:
- the guaA gene encoding glutamine-hydrolyzing GMP synthase: protein MTDHEVAVLDYGSQYSQLIVRRVRELGFVSHLYPPAELSNLKNPGAIILSGGPRSTSEVDAPDVDFEKLLAFGVPVLGVCYGMQLLNIKHGGTVKPGVTREYGPAKLVVTSHTDLFKGISHESQVWMSHSDTCANLATTTQVIATNEDAVPVALKWSDRCWGIQFHPEVTHSHEGTAILKNFLTESGATLAKFDILEFKDQMIARIKEEVGNREVICGVSGGVDSTVLAVLLARAGVKVRCIFIDTGLMRLNESAEVKVLFEEVGVPIEQIDASETFLGALKGITDPEQKRRIIGTLFVEEFWKLADDVELLAQGTLYPDVIESATSGSIASKIKTHHNRVDRIMELKAQGKVLEPLAELFKDEVRALGASLGIPHRALWRHPFPGPGLAVRIPGEITPERILSTQQADAIFIAELHRSGWYQHVWQAYAALLPVKTVGVKGDERSYEQAISLRAVISEDAMTADWVELPYEVLRNTSNKILNSVKGVNRVLYDISTKPPASIEWE from the coding sequence ATGACCGACCACGAAGTTGCCGTACTCGATTACGGTTCCCAGTACAGCCAGCTCATCGTCCGCCGCGTCCGCGAGCTGGGCTTTGTCTCCCATCTTTATCCGCCGGCTGAGCTGTCTAACCTGAAGAACCCAGGGGCCATCATCCTTTCTGGCGGTCCTCGCAGCACTTCTGAGGTGGATGCCCCCGATGTGGATTTTGAAAAGCTTCTTGCCTTTGGTGTGCCGGTGCTCGGCGTCTGCTACGGCATGCAGCTTCTCAATATCAAACACGGAGGCACAGTGAAACCCGGTGTCACCCGTGAATACGGTCCGGCCAAGCTCGTCGTCACCAGCCATACCGATCTCTTCAAAGGCATCTCCCATGAGTCCCAGGTCTGGATGAGCCACAGCGATACCTGCGCAAACCTGGCCACCACCACCCAGGTCATCGCCACCAATGAAGACGCCGTGCCCGTCGCCCTGAAATGGAGCGACCGCTGCTGGGGGATCCAGTTTCACCCTGAGGTCACTCATTCTCATGAGGGCACCGCTATCCTCAAAAACTTTCTCACTGAAAGCGGAGCTACTCTGGCCAAATTCGACATCCTCGAATTCAAGGATCAGATGATCGCCCGGATCAAGGAAGAGGTCGGTAATCGTGAGGTCATCTGCGGTGTCTCCGGCGGTGTGGATAGCACCGTACTCGCCGTCCTGCTCGCTCGCGCCGGTGTGAAAGTGCGCTGCATCTTTATTGATACCGGGCTCATGCGCCTGAATGAATCCGCTGAGGTGAAAGTGCTGTTTGAGGAAGTCGGCGTGCCGATTGAGCAGATTGATGCCAGCGAAACCTTCCTCGGGGCCCTCAAAGGCATCACCGATCCCGAACAGAAACGCCGCATCATTGGCACCCTCTTTGTCGAAGAATTCTGGAAATTGGCCGACGACGTTGAGCTCCTCGCCCAAGGTACCCTCTATCCCGACGTCATCGAAAGCGCCACCAGCGGCTCCATCGCCAGCAAGATCAAGACTCACCACAACCGTGTGGACCGAATCATGGAGCTCAAAGCCCAGGGCAAAGTGCTTGAGCCCCTCGCGGAGCTCTTCAAGGACGAAGTCCGCGCCCTCGGTGCCAGCCTCGGCATTCCTCACCGCGCCCTCTGGCGTCACCCGTTCCCAGGCCCCGGTCTGGCCGTACGCATTCCAGGAGAGATCACCCCAGAGCGTATCCTCTCTACCCAGCAGGCAGATGCCATTTTCATCGCCGAGCTTCACCGCTCCGGCTGGTATCAGCACGTCTGGCAGGCCTACGCCGCCCTTCTGCCGGTGAAAACCGTCGGTGTTAAAGGCGATGAACGCAGCTACGAGCAGGCCATCTCCCTCCGCGCCGTCATCAGCGAGGACGCCATGACCGCCGACTGGGTTGAGCTGCCTTACGAGGTCCTGCGCAACACGTCTAACAAGATTTTAAACAGCGTCAAAGGCGTCAACCGCGTCCTTTACGACATCAGCACCAAGCCCCCCGCGAGCATCGAATGGGAATGA
- a CDS encoding tetratricopeptide repeat-containing protein, translating into MSAVSIEQEAAIAEMRQVVAGLVYLGVGARTQEYDTALHFVAFRHNLSADELRRLLQGFATQALDDPALNLREKLSALREAGQFIAARDFALEAATRLALEFQDSSSRHDEMEMLLEAAKAAYSLHDFDQARALAEKAASLADQGKNFALWASARHEAGLAMSSMEGEEEAALSIYEELVTRSIETLGAEHRDTLARRHALALVLKDQYQIDDAVKEHRAVAAIQERVLGMEHPDTLKSRVSLGIALKEQGQYSLAEQEHRAILAIQEKVLGPAHPDTLASRYNLAAALQEQGRHITAHDEYETILALRLQVLGEEHPDTLNSRLQWVHRLRDQGRYLEAEAQIRVMLATYERVLGADHQETLNYRSLLALLLDDQGKDEEANKEHRTILAAREQELGAEHPTVLNSRSRLAFALVATSQQEAAEEGEAELRTVLAVQERVLGREHAETVFSRYNLGLALLSRQKYAEAEAELRATVVIKQRVQGTTHPDTLNSRARVALALVCQQKFAEAEAEYRAIWTLQERSQGAEHPDTLHTRLMLALMLKCLLRYQESEAEYEALLGIWERLLEPDHPDILKGRYQLAHLLEDQDRHAEAEAVHRGLLASRERTQGTEHPEVLQSCFDLALVLEKQGRLDEALLFMRRSANGRSDFLGADHPDTVSAVGGCQHLQRKLEWEREQASAL; encoded by the coding sequence ATGTCTGCTGTCTCCATAGAGCAAGAAGCTGCCATTGCCGAAATGCGGCAAGTGGTGGCGGGTCTTGTTTATCTGGGGGTCGGAGCCCGCACTCAGGAATATGACACCGCCCTGCATTTTGTCGCATTCCGCCACAACCTCAGTGCGGATGAATTGCGCAGGCTGTTGCAGGGGTTTGCCACTCAGGCACTTGACGATCCGGCACTGAACCTCCGGGAAAAACTCAGTGCTTTGCGTGAGGCTGGACAGTTCATTGCCGCGCGTGATTTTGCTCTGGAGGCAGCCACACGCTTAGCCCTGGAGTTTCAGGATTCCTCTTCACGCCATGATGAGATGGAAATGCTGCTGGAGGCCGCAAAGGCCGCATACTCTCTGCACGACTTTGATCAGGCCCGTGCCCTGGCAGAAAAGGCCGCGTCTCTGGCCGATCAGGGAAAAAACTTCGCCCTATGGGCCAGTGCTCGGCATGAGGCAGGCCTCGCCATGTCGAGCATGGAGGGCGAAGAAGAAGCGGCCCTCTCCATCTATGAGGAACTGGTGACCCGAAGTATAGAGACACTGGGCGCAGAGCATCGTGATACTCTCGCCCGGCGCCATGCTCTGGCACTGGTTTTAAAAGACCAATACCAGATCGATGATGCAGTAAAGGAACACCGGGCGGTCGCGGCCATTCAGGAACGTGTGCTGGGCATGGAGCATCCAGATACCTTGAAAAGCAGAGTGAGCCTGGGCATCGCTTTGAAAGAGCAAGGCCAATACTCACTGGCAGAGCAAGAGCATAGGGCCATACTTGCCATCCAGGAGAAGGTTCTCGGTCCGGCGCACCCTGACACCCTGGCCAGCCGGTACAATCTAGCTGCTGCCTTGCAAGAACAAGGACGGCACATCACCGCACACGACGAGTATGAAACAATCCTAGCCTTGCGTCTGCAGGTGCTGGGAGAGGAGCACCCGGATACGTTAAACAGCCGGCTCCAATGGGTGCACCGGCTCAGGGACCAGGGCAGATACCTGGAGGCAGAGGCACAGATCCGTGTCATGCTGGCCACTTACGAGCGTGTGCTGGGCGCGGATCACCAGGAGACCTTAAACTATCGCTCCTTGCTTGCTCTACTGCTCGACGACCAAGGAAAGGATGAGGAAGCCAACAAGGAGCATCGGACGATCCTGGCCGCTAGGGAGCAGGAACTTGGTGCGGAGCATCCCACCGTTTTAAACAGCCGTAGCCGTCTGGCCTTTGCCCTTGTTGCGACCTCTCAACAGGAGGCGGCCGAGGAGGGCGAGGCTGAATTGCGGACAGTGCTGGCTGTTCAGGAACGTGTCCTCGGCCGGGAGCATGCGGAGACTGTGTTTAGCCGTTACAATCTCGGACTTGCCCTGCTATCCCGGCAAAAATACGCCGAGGCGGAGGCCGAACTCCGGGCCACGGTGGTTATTAAACAGCGGGTACAGGGTACCACGCATCCTGATACCCTGAACAGCAGGGCGCGCGTGGCCCTCGCCCTCGTGTGCCAGCAGAAGTTCGCAGAGGCTGAGGCCGAATATCGCGCCATATGGACCCTCCAGGAACGCTCGCAGGGTGCGGAGCATCCAGACACCCTGCATACCCGGTTGATGCTGGCTTTGATGCTCAAATGCCTGCTTCGGTACCAGGAATCTGAGGCAGAGTATGAGGCACTGTTGGGCATTTGGGAACGCCTGCTGGAGCCCGACCATCCAGATATCCTGAAAGGCCGCTACCAGCTGGCTCATCTTCTCGAAGATCAAGACAGGCATGCCGAGGCCGAGGCGGTCCACCGTGGGCTGCTCGCCAGCAGGGAGCGCACTCAGGGAACTGAGCATCCGGAGGTACTTCAGAGCTGCTTCGATCTGGCTTTAGTCTTAGAAAAACAGGGTCGGCTGGATGAAGCATTACTTTTCATGCGGCGCTCAGCGAACGGGCGTTCAGACTTCTTGGGAGCAGACCACCCGGACACCGTTTCAGCCGTCGGCGGCTGCCAGCATCTCCAGCGGAAGCTGGAATGGGAGCGAGAACAGGCCTCCGCGTTATAA
- a CDS encoding FHA domain-containing protein → MPYLAFNLNDGNEFVFDILEERLSIGRDAKNDIVIDNTYISGFHAEFIRQADGGYELMDLKSSNGTFLNGKRIERAQVKGGDKIRFGQLDSRFRERTPKGTAPSAETKPPAVGKGQPARSDGRRGDTESVPVRESAEKPLTNLLEPTKAPLARPDMGSKGPSFAPPQNTPIQRPQALDAALQKQAEELREEVAKLKQERDLLRQENEKESLRRNEMRALEKQIEERQKAASEAETKLNSLKATLATSEADVSKWEAKRRETANLDSQLESTRSELVKVQEDVTMARKSLQSVHDEAEKASAARNSLLKDKDLAVEELAILRKQISEAGAASVETAQLQETSLKSEAEIQSLTEQISARTNDLGQLQQKVEALRQEESQLSTKVQSLTSQQSALASIDEKVRTKSEELKILESRAADLTNKLDDLAATDTHLSSATESLKAVESHKSELTAAISAMGQERDSLTRDLLAVTEKGKAQHTLTLALTTRRQTLEKEIHEAEEQKSSLTAELAKVREDLSRAKTALSEHQQEAEAAEAKSQEFTTRAAEQDRQHASVQKDLAALQSQISTAKTELEKITAETTAQKQACETAASAEKSHRAQASELQGKITTLEALLATLVATQTERQHGVSTAEQKASALQTQTTEVTRRLATLETELTQKRQELATQEARLGELTQTEKKLAEAQSALTAATQNLEKAQSDTAHLKSEQADLEKRLIPLRTDAASLQTELTAKLKELSESEARVAALTQKAADLEAKTKDLTSTQEQLAKARAALAQTMGEQEKVTALLLPLTAQREDHEKVLPGLKSEIESLRAELGNLMRDKQTTAAALEKNQTDRKAAFDQVEILRAESANLEKLLNDKRSNLEVETQAKLAEASAAETRLRELQTQITAAEKRTEGLAEAEQKLTHALAGLKEAEKQRLIEEKQLAELAGQQESMRKDIAKSEAESKNLTAQIADLAKKAKVEEARATETESRLQKASAAAQVAETKRIEAEAAIAKARDEEKALRKQIPTLNTELAGLQAMLVSLTKEREEASQFVTRLNVTTENSNKRLSEVQQQISQLEDAHKVREERLMKAQEEVDKEAARLKAAQEASRAAEQTLQDLEKEVRESRQRTDAARTQATGLETELNTRMDRVEKLKLEETRLIKEVEAQKLEVQGTGAVLAELHDKIRHEESRLGEFTNTGGKIITLGAALAGLEARQNEAGKSLRDAAERELSLQVKINALQESLNREAARVEHVKKERASVEADLVSFTELAEKQAASIRAQEIEQRRQLTDLESQIRDQAAMVDRIKTELSTLNDRRAEFAQAEAQLHHWKEIEARLRGQLLELEEKHEILRRGLPTEESTVVMFANDIIKRVDLIDALSSRYAGHNGGDVVAQLRTLRHSFEDILLQHGISEFDIGSGTEVDVELRKRITVVESVPGKNKPRVVETCRSGFIYSREEGHELILRKVEVKTSSQ, encoded by the coding sequence ATGCCTTATTTGGCCTTCAACCTCAATGACGGAAACGAATTCGTCTTCGATATCCTCGAAGAGCGTCTCTCCATCGGCAGAGACGCAAAAAACGATATCGTCATTGATAATACCTACATCTCTGGCTTCCACGCGGAGTTCATCCGTCAGGCTGACGGTGGGTATGAGTTGATGGACTTGAAGTCCTCCAATGGCACTTTTCTGAATGGCAAACGCATTGAGCGCGCCCAGGTAAAGGGAGGGGACAAGATCCGCTTCGGACAGTTGGATTCAAGATTTCGCGAGCGTACGCCCAAGGGCACCGCTCCTTCGGCAGAGACCAAACCTCCCGCTGTGGGAAAAGGCCAGCCTGCCAGATCTGACGGACGACGTGGTGATACGGAATCTGTGCCCGTGCGCGAAAGCGCTGAGAAGCCCCTAACGAACCTGCTCGAGCCGACCAAAGCCCCGCTAGCACGTCCGGACATGGGCAGCAAGGGACCTTCTTTTGCTCCTCCGCAAAACACTCCGATCCAACGTCCGCAAGCACTCGATGCCGCTCTTCAAAAACAGGCAGAGGAACTACGTGAGGAAGTGGCCAAGCTGAAGCAGGAACGTGATCTGCTACGGCAGGAAAACGAAAAGGAATCCCTTCGCCGCAACGAAATGCGGGCTTTGGAAAAGCAGATTGAGGAACGCCAGAAAGCCGCCTCTGAAGCTGAGACAAAATTAAATTCTCTCAAAGCCACACTGGCGACATCCGAAGCGGACGTTTCTAAATGGGAGGCCAAAAGGCGCGAGACGGCCAATCTGGACAGCCAGCTAGAGTCCACCCGCAGCGAGCTGGTGAAGGTGCAGGAAGACGTGACCATGGCCCGCAAAAGCCTGCAATCCGTGCATGACGAGGCCGAAAAAGCGAGCGCCGCACGAAACTCTCTGCTCAAGGACAAAGACTTGGCCGTCGAGGAGCTGGCCATTCTGCGGAAGCAGATCAGCGAAGCAGGTGCCGCGTCTGTCGAGACTGCCCAACTCCAGGAAACCTCCCTCAAATCCGAAGCCGAAATCCAGTCGCTAACTGAGCAAATATCCGCTCGCACCAACGATCTGGGGCAACTTCAGCAAAAGGTCGAAGCTCTGCGCCAGGAAGAATCCCAGCTCAGTACCAAGGTCCAGTCGCTGACCAGTCAGCAGAGCGCCCTGGCCTCCATCGACGAGAAAGTCCGTACCAAGTCGGAAGAACTCAAAATCCTGGAGAGCCGCGCCGCAGATCTCACCAACAAACTGGATGACCTCGCCGCCACCGATACCCATCTGAGTAGCGCCACCGAATCGCTGAAAGCGGTCGAATCCCACAAATCTGAACTCACCGCTGCCATCTCCGCCATGGGCCAGGAGAGGGATAGCCTGACTCGGGATCTCCTGGCCGTGACGGAAAAGGGCAAGGCCCAGCACACACTCACGCTGGCTTTGACCACCCGCCGCCAGACTCTGGAAAAAGAGATCCATGAGGCAGAGGAACAAAAAAGTTCCCTCACCGCTGAGCTAGCGAAGGTGAGAGAAGACCTCAGCCGAGCAAAAACGGCACTGTCGGAGCACCAGCAAGAGGCTGAGGCCGCTGAAGCAAAAAGCCAGGAATTCACAACACGAGCGGCTGAGCAGGATAGGCAGCATGCAAGTGTGCAGAAAGACCTGGCTGCCCTCCAGAGCCAGATCAGCACTGCAAAAACGGAGCTGGAAAAAATCACCGCAGAAACGACGGCTCAAAAGCAGGCATGTGAAACCGCTGCCTCCGCAGAAAAATCACATCGTGCCCAGGCCAGCGAGCTTCAGGGGAAAATCACCACCCTTGAGGCCCTTTTGGCCACCCTTGTCGCGACCCAGACAGAGCGTCAGCACGGGGTTTCCACCGCTGAGCAAAAAGCCTCCGCCCTACAGACCCAGACCACGGAGGTGACCCGCCGACTAGCGACCTTGGAAACGGAACTGACCCAGAAACGCCAGGAACTGGCGACTCAGGAAGCGCGTCTCGGGGAGCTGACCCAGACAGAAAAAAAACTCGCGGAGGCTCAGTCCGCCCTGACCGCCGCCACTCAAAATCTGGAAAAAGCCCAGAGCGACACGGCCCATCTCAAGTCGGAGCAGGCCGATCTTGAAAAACGCCTTATCCCTCTCCGCACGGATGCCGCGAGTCTGCAAACCGAGCTGACCGCCAAACTCAAAGAGCTCTCCGAAAGCGAAGCCCGCGTGGCTGCCCTCACCCAGAAGGCCGCAGACTTGGAAGCCAAGACCAAGGATCTCACATCCACTCAAGAGCAATTGGCCAAAGCCCGCGCCGCCCTGGCTCAAACCATGGGTGAGCAGGAGAAAGTGACGGCCCTCCTTCTGCCTTTAACCGCCCAGCGGGAAGATCACGAAAAAGTCCTGCCTGGGCTCAAGTCAGAAATTGAGAGCTTGCGCGCTGAGCTGGGTAACCTCATGCGTGACAAGCAGACCACCGCTGCCGCTTTGGAAAAAAACCAGACCGACCGCAAAGCTGCCTTCGACCAGGTCGAAATCCTGCGTGCCGAATCCGCCAATCTGGAAAAACTGCTCAATGATAAACGCAGTAATCTGGAAGTCGAAACCCAGGCCAAACTCGCTGAAGCAAGTGCCGCCGAGACTCGCTTGCGTGAATTGCAGACGCAAATCACCGCTGCCGAAAAACGCACCGAAGGCCTCGCTGAAGCGGAGCAAAAGCTCACCCATGCCCTGGCAGGTCTGAAGGAGGCGGAGAAACAGCGCCTTATCGAAGAGAAGCAGCTCGCTGAACTCGCCGGGCAGCAAGAGTCCATGCGCAAGGACATTGCGAAATCTGAGGCCGAATCAAAGAATCTCACCGCGCAGATAGCAGACCTCGCCAAAAAAGCCAAGGTGGAAGAAGCCCGCGCAACAGAGACCGAAAGCCGCCTTCAAAAAGCCAGCGCTGCCGCGCAAGTCGCCGAGACCAAACGCATTGAGGCCGAAGCCGCCATTGCCAAAGCTCGGGACGAGGAGAAGGCCCTGCGCAAGCAAATCCCCACGCTGAATACAGAGCTGGCCGGTCTTCAGGCCATGCTTGTGAGCCTGACAAAGGAGCGGGAAGAGGCCTCCCAGTTCGTGACCCGTTTGAACGTCACCACAGAAAACTCCAACAAGAGGCTCTCCGAGGTTCAGCAGCAAATTTCCCAGCTCGAAGATGCGCATAAAGTCCGCGAAGAGCGCCTGATGAAAGCCCAGGAGGAAGTGGACAAAGAGGCCGCCCGTCTCAAAGCCGCTCAGGAAGCCTCCCGCGCCGCTGAGCAAACTCTCCAAGACCTGGAAAAAGAAGTCCGGGAATCCCGCCAAAGGACCGATGCCGCCCGCACCCAGGCCACCGGTTTGGAAACCGAGCTCAACACCCGCATGGACCGCGTGGAAAAATTAAAGCTCGAAGAAACCCGCCTCATCAAAGAGGTGGAGGCTCAAAAGCTGGAAGTCCAGGGTACCGGAGCCGTCCTGGCCGAGCTTCACGATAAAATCCGCCACGAAGAAAGCCGCCTGGGCGAATTCACAAATACGGGAGGCAAGATCATTACACTCGGAGCCGCCCTGGCTGGCCTAGAGGCCCGTCAGAATGAGGCCGGGAAATCCCTGCGCGATGCGGCTGAGCGGGAGCTCTCCCTCCAGGTCAAAATCAACGCACTCCAGGAATCACTCAACCGGGAAGCCGCCCGTGTCGAGCACGTCAAAAAAGAACGCGCCTCCGTAGAGGCGGATCTCGTCAGCTTCACGGAGCTTGCGGAAAAACAAGCCGCCTCCATCAGGGCCCAGGAGATCGAGCAGCGTCGGCAGCTTACCGACCTGGAAAGCCAGATCCGCGATCAAGCCGCCATGGTGGACCGCATCAAGACAGAGCTCAGCACCCTCAATGACCGCCGGGCCGAATTTGCCCAGGCTGAGGCCCAGCTCCACCATTGGAAAGAAATCGAAGCCCGTCTTCGCGGCCAGCTTCTGGAGCTGGAGGAAAAGCACGAAATCCTGCGCCGTGGCCTCCCCACCGAGGAATCTACCGTCGTCATGTTCGCCAATGACATCATCAAGCGCGTTGACCTCATTGATGCCCTCAGCTCCCGCTACGCCGGGCACAATGGGGGAGATGTCGTGGCCCAGCTCCGCACTCTGCGCCATTCCTTTGAGGACATCCTGCTTCAGCACGGCATCAGCGAGTTCGATATCGGCTCCGGCACAGAGGTGGATGTGGAACTGCGCAAACGCATCACCGTGGTCGAGTCCGTCCCTGGTAAAAATAAACCACGCGTGGTGGAAACCTGCCGTTCCGGGTTTATCTACTCCCGTGAGGAAGGCCATGAGCTCATCCTCCGCAAGGTGGAGGTCAAAACCTCCAGCCAGTAG
- a CDS encoding Hsp70 family protein produces the protein MAEYVGIDLGTTLSGLAYLKPDGNPEIVPNSDGERLTPSVVFFEGHEDVKLVGSPARDGGDPDRTIFQIKRHMDDPEYLVEIDGKKWTPAEISALILSKLKRDCSKIIGDIEEVVITVPANFNELARKSTIAAAEMAGMKVKRLVNEPTAAAVYYAHNQGVQGRILVYDLGGGTLDVTILNVEKDTIRILTSEGARHLGGSNFDDMLLAAYAEQYTKQTGAPLYSDERHRRRVLLATEDAKKMLSKLQRVNDTVANDKNDGLARIDLTRETFEKLIRHMLTRTVMLVEQALDSANLKVADIDHVVLVGGSTRIPKVKTVLEKMFSKTPKSCGNVDECVALGAALFAKKSSRIQEVCNASYGTVAMVYNAKTGEEKLMNSVVIPKNTPIPCSRTQVYQTSEDNERVIEVDITQGEDEDAKFVDIIGRITLEVPPNRPKGCEVAVTFSYDENQRVRALVVDKQSGRSREVAVSYKGAGVLSDEDLKRKSAHLRTMRIE, from the coding sequence ATGGCAGAATACGTTGGCATTGATCTTGGCACCACGCTCTCGGGCCTGGCTTATTTGAAACCTGATGGCAATCCGGAGATCGTCCCCAATTCCGATGGCGAGCGCCTCACTCCCTCCGTTGTCTTTTTTGAAGGGCATGAGGATGTGAAACTCGTCGGCAGTCCCGCCCGCGACGGGGGAGATCCAGACCGCACCATCTTTCAGATCAAGCGCCACATGGACGATCCCGAGTACCTCGTCGAGATCGATGGCAAAAAATGGACCCCCGCTGAGATTTCCGCCCTTATCCTCTCCAAGCTGAAACGGGACTGCTCCAAGATCATCGGAGACATCGAAGAGGTGGTCATCACCGTCCCGGCTAACTTTAACGAACTCGCCCGCAAAAGCACCATCGCCGCTGCTGAGATGGCTGGCATGAAGGTCAAGCGCCTTGTCAATGAACCGACCGCCGCCGCTGTTTATTATGCCCACAATCAGGGCGTGCAGGGACGTATCCTCGTCTATGACCTTGGTGGGGGCACGCTGGATGTCACCATCCTGAATGTGGAAAAGGACACCATCCGCATCCTCACCAGCGAAGGCGCCCGCCACCTGGGCGGCAGCAATTTTGACGACATGCTCCTGGCCGCCTATGCAGAGCAATACACCAAGCAGACTGGCGCCCCGCTCTACAGTGACGAGCGCCACCGCCGCCGCGTCCTCCTGGCTACGGAAGACGCCAAGAAAATGCTCTCCAAACTCCAGCGTGTGAATGATACCGTCGCTAATGACAAAAACGACGGCCTCGCTCGCATTGACCTCACTCGCGAAACTTTTGAGAAACTCATCCGCCACATGCTCACCCGCACCGTCATGCTGGTGGAGCAGGCACTCGATTCTGCCAATCTCAAGGTTGCGGATATCGACCACGTCGTCCTCGTCGGTGGCTCCACCCGCATCCCCAAGGTGAAAACCGTACTGGAAAAGATGTTTTCCAAAACGCCCAAATCCTGTGGAAATGTGGATGAATGCGTCGCCCTCGGAGCCGCTCTTTTCGCCAAAAAATCCTCTCGCATCCAGGAAGTGTGCAACGCCAGCTACGGCACCGTCGCCATGGTTTACAATGCCAAGACCGGTGAGGAGAAGCTGATGAACTCCGTCGTCATTCCCAAAAACACCCCCATCCCATGTTCCCGCACCCAGGTTTACCAAACCAGTGAGGACAACGAGCGGGTCATCGAGGTGGACATCACCCAGGGGGAGGATGAAGACGCCAAGTTTGTGGACATCATAGGTCGCATCACCCTGGAGGTGCCACCAAACCGGCCCAAAGGCTGTGAGGTGGCCGTCACCTTCAGTTATGATGAAAACCAGCGTGTGCGCGCACTCGTTGTGGATAAGCAATCAGGCCGCAGCCGCGAAGTCGCCGTCAGCTATAAAGGTGCCGGCGTACTTTCCGATGAAGACCTCAAGCGTAAAAGCGCCCACCTGCGCACCATGCGCATCGAATAG
- a CDS encoding HNH endonuclease yields the protein MNDVLNKTTVLVLNRNWQAIGVKSPADAFSMMAAGNATALKISADDDMTPVTWEDWMKLPVNEGDNSIGTVHGPVRVPTVLVLARFDRVPKRRPKFCAKAIWERDGGVCQYTGRKLKPNEGNIDHIVPVSRGGKSTWDNCVLADKKVNSKKGSKLPEEAGLKLLRRPAAPREIPVTQLIRNTYQVRDWEMFLANAGIFQTDRAVS from the coding sequence ATGAATGATGTGTTGAACAAAACTACGGTCCTGGTTCTCAATCGAAACTGGCAGGCCATCGGAGTGAAGTCCCCTGCGGATGCCTTCAGCATGATGGCTGCGGGGAATGCCACAGCGCTGAAGATTTCAGCCGATGATGACATGACGCCGGTGACCTGGGAGGACTGGATGAAGCTACCTGTGAACGAAGGGGACAACTCCATCGGCACGGTGCACGGTCCTGTGCGGGTGCCGACGGTGCTGGTGCTGGCCCGCTTTGACCGGGTGCCGAAGCGTCGTCCGAAATTCTGCGCCAAGGCCATCTGGGAACGTGACGGAGGCGTGTGCCAGTACACTGGCCGCAAGCTGAAGCCTAACGAAGGAAACATCGACCATATTGTGCCGGTGTCCCGAGGGGGCAAAAGCACGTGGGACAACTGTGTGCTGGCTGATAAAAAGGTGAACAGCAAGAAGGGTAGCAAGCTGCCTGAGGAAGCTGGCCTGAAGCTTCTGCGCCGCCCTGCGGCCCCGCGTGAAATCCCGGTGACCCAGCTCATCCGCAATACTTACCAGGTGCGTGATTGGGAAATGTTCCTGGCCAATGCGGGCATTTTCCAGACGGACCGCGCGGTGAGCTGA
- a CDS encoding RNA ligase (ATP), which produces MKRKLASIQSVIAIEPIPNADAIELARIQGWQCVIKKGELRAGDLGVFLEIDSIPPDDPRFTFLWHNKKDVESTERPAAFRLKTVRLRGMLSQGLLLPIQQFPELIRPFVTGTDVTEILGVTKWEPPLPEMEDIAGPFLPGVPKTDEMRVQSVPSVLDELAGRAYVMTLKCDGTSATFGIHQDTGEFTACGRNWSIKRGSNTYWRVAETYHLEKSLQAHPHLAIQGELVGPGIQKNRLGLNCPQFRVFNVYDQQTCCFLGHDEAVAFLNEIKVPMVDVIEEGLSFDHDMESLLALAEGYYPGTQNEREGLVIRPKTEYQSPTLGGRLSFKVISNRFLLKGGD; this is translated from the coding sequence ATGAAACGTAAACTGGCCTCCATTCAATCTGTCATCGCTATTGAACCCATCCCGAATGCAGACGCCATCGAACTGGCCCGCATTCAGGGCTGGCAGTGCGTCATCAAAAAAGGTGAATTGCGAGCCGGTGATCTGGGCGTTTTCCTGGAAATTGACTCCATCCCGCCCGACGACCCAAGGTTTACCTTCCTTTGGCATAACAAAAAGGATGTTGAATCGACTGAACGGCCCGCCGCGTTCCGGCTTAAAACCGTCCGCCTACGAGGGATGCTGTCTCAAGGGCTTCTGCTGCCAATTCAGCAGTTTCCTGAGCTCATCCGTCCTTTCGTCACTGGGACAGACGTCACAGAAATCCTGGGCGTGACGAAATGGGAACCACCCCTCCCTGAGATGGAAGATATCGCAGGGCCCTTTTTGCCAGGAGTACCGAAAACAGACGAAATGCGGGTGCAGAGCGTGCCGAGTGTTCTGGATGAGCTCGCTGGACGGGCTTATGTCATGACCCTGAAATGCGATGGAACATCGGCCACCTTCGGCATCCATCAGGACACAGGTGAGTTTACTGCCTGCGGTCGAAACTGGAGTATCAAACGGGGCAGCAACACTTATTGGAGGGTCGCCGAGACTTACCATCTTGAAAAGTCCCTCCAGGCTCATCCTCACTTGGCGATTCAGGGAGAACTGGTGGGACCCGGCATCCAGAAGAACCGCCTGGGGCTGAACTGTCCTCAATTTCGGGTCTTCAATGTCTATGACCAGCAGACGTGCTGTTTTCTCGGCCATGATGAAGCTGTTGCCTTTCTCAACGAAATCAAAGTTCCGATGGTGGATGTCATTGAGGAAGGCCTCTCTTTTGATCATGACATGGAATCCCTCCTGGCGCTGGCTGAAGGATATTACCCTGGAACGCAAAACGAACGTGAAGGTTTGGTCATCCGCCCCAAGACGGAGTACCAAAGCCCGACACTAGGCGGCAGACTGTCATTCAAAGTCATCAGCAATCGCTTCCTCCTGAAAGGCGGAGACTAA